From the genome of Cytobacillus firmus, one region includes:
- a CDS encoding MFS transporter: MTNWTVWKQEKNYQKLFWAGVINGIGNRFTQVALLALLYRVTGSGVAIGLLFAIRMAPFFFIAPIGGMLADRFSKKAILVTVDLLRVPAVLCLLFVREPGDLWIVYTSAFLISMGDAIYSPARMSAIPALVKSDRLIYVNAIEQIMIGAVLIIGSSTGGILAYFLGNQAAFMINGLTFLLSAYFISRMVFPSVSEETRMKSRTSAAISPGKLILGSSVMIAFFIMMLTMPLANGIDNILVSIYGLEVFDMGELGVGFMYGALGIGLILSSFFSHMLKRGLLALAIIFIALEGTGHILLSLAPSFYAALFTVLLITFAGGIGNICLDTVMMKFIPRSRQGTFFGLMQMVSNLSLAISMGTAGFLLAIFAPRTLSLIIGLSYLIFTIMYALLFARVDLVKEKREFIRGI; this comes from the coding sequence ATGACAAATTGGACTGTATGGAAACAGGAGAAGAATTATCAAAAGCTCTTTTGGGCTGGTGTCATTAATGGAATTGGAAATCGGTTTACACAGGTTGCGCTGCTCGCACTGCTCTACCGCGTAACCGGCTCTGGTGTCGCAATCGGACTTTTATTCGCTATCCGCATGGCACCTTTTTTCTTCATTGCTCCAATAGGAGGCATGCTCGCAGACCGTTTTTCCAAGAAGGCCATTCTGGTGACAGTGGACTTATTGAGAGTGCCGGCGGTCCTCTGCCTTCTTTTCGTAAGAGAACCCGGGGATCTATGGATTGTATATACGAGTGCATTCCTGATCTCAATGGGCGACGCCATCTATTCACCAGCCAGAATGTCTGCAATACCTGCCCTTGTAAAATCAGATAGGCTTATATATGTGAATGCGATAGAACAAATTATGATTGGTGCCGTCCTCATTATTGGATCAAGCACCGGCGGGATCCTCGCCTACTTTCTCGGAAACCAGGCTGCTTTCATGATTAACGGCCTTACCTTTCTGTTATCAGCATATTTCATCTCCAGGATGGTTTTCCCCTCAGTTTCCGAGGAAACTAGAATGAAGTCGAGGACATCTGCAGCCATTTCACCAGGGAAACTCATTCTTGGCTCTTCTGTCATGATTGCCTTTTTTATCATGATGCTGACCATGCCGCTCGCCAATGGTATAGACAATATCCTTGTCAGCATATATGGACTGGAAGTTTTTGATATGGGTGAATTGGGTGTTGGTTTTATGTATGGCGCATTGGGGATTGGTCTTATTCTAAGCTCCTTTTTTTCTCATATGTTGAAGCGCGGCCTCCTGGCACTTGCGATCATCTTCATCGCTTTAGAAGGCACCGGTCATATTTTACTAAGTCTCGCGCCAAGCTTTTACGCAGCTCTTTTCACTGTCCTGCTGATCACCTTTGCGGGCGGAATCGGCAACATCTGCCTGGATACCGTTATGATGAAGTTCATCCCCCGGTCCAGGCAGGGAACTTTTTTTGGTTTAATGCAGATGGTTTCAAACCTTTCACTGGCTATCTCCATGGGCACAGCAGGATTCCTGCTGGCGATTTTTGCTCCGAGGACTCTTAGCCTGATTATTGGCTTA